One region of Micromonospora ureilytica genomic DNA includes:
- a CDS encoding FAD-dependent oxidoreductase → MTARVVIVGNGMAGARLAGELHAREGDRKVTVLGAEPHRAYNRILLSTLLAGRIDEPDVELTEAAGHGVDLRSGVPVTAVDRAAREVRTDDGERIGYDHLVLATGARAVVPPLPGLDPANLPERVVPFRTLDDCRRILAAADGARSALVLGGGLLGLEAARGLATRGLATTVVHPREHLMERQLDPTAGAVLAGTLAGFGVTVQLGVPATGVAADANGVRLDLADGRSIRADLLVLSCGVRPDTALAQAAGLTVRRGVVVDDRLRTSDRSISAIGDCAEHDGVLTGLVAPAWAQAQVLADVLTGTDPLARYRPRPVVTRLKAAGIDLASMGDAASARPDEELTFADATRGTYARLRIRDERLVGAILLGDNPAVGTVIQLFDRGQPVPTDRRALLLGRALGAVGATPAASPALMPDAATVCQCNTVSKGALVRSWRSGARTVDAVVAATRAGTGCGGCRDAVSGIVDWLSQAESVEVTR, encoded by the coding sequence ATGACCGCCCGGGTGGTCATCGTCGGCAACGGGATGGCGGGCGCGCGCCTCGCCGGTGAGCTGCACGCCCGGGAGGGAGACCGGAAGGTCACAGTGCTCGGGGCCGAGCCGCACCGCGCGTACAACCGGATCCTGCTCTCCACCCTGCTGGCCGGCCGGATCGACGAGCCGGACGTGGAGCTGACCGAAGCCGCCGGGCACGGCGTCGACCTGCGCAGCGGCGTACCGGTGACCGCCGTCGACCGGGCCGCCCGGGAGGTCCGCACCGACGACGGCGAACGCATCGGGTACGACCACCTGGTGCTGGCCACCGGCGCCCGCGCGGTGGTGCCGCCGCTGCCCGGCCTCGACCCGGCGAACCTGCCGGAGCGGGTGGTCCCCTTCCGGACCCTGGACGACTGCCGGCGGATCCTCGCCGCCGCGGACGGCGCCCGCAGCGCGCTGGTGCTCGGCGGCGGGCTGCTCGGTCTGGAGGCCGCCCGAGGGCTGGCCACCCGGGGTCTGGCCACCACTGTGGTGCACCCGAGAGAGCACCTGATGGAACGGCAACTGGACCCGACGGCCGGCGCGGTGCTCGCGGGCACGCTCGCCGGCTTCGGCGTCACCGTCCAACTGGGGGTGCCGGCGACCGGCGTGGCCGCGGACGCCAACGGGGTCCGCCTCGACCTGGCCGACGGCCGATCGATCCGCGCCGACCTGCTGGTGCTCTCCTGCGGTGTACGCCCCGACACCGCCCTCGCGCAGGCCGCCGGCCTGACCGTGCGGCGCGGCGTGGTGGTGGACGACCGGCTCCGCACCAGCGACCGGTCCATCTCGGCGATCGGCGACTGCGCCGAGCACGACGGCGTACTCACCGGGCTTGTCGCTCCGGCCTGGGCCCAGGCCCAGGTGCTCGCGGACGTGCTGACCGGAACGGACCCACTGGCCCGGTACCGGCCCCGGCCGGTGGTGACCCGGCTGAAGGCAGCCGGGATCGACCTGGCCTCGATGGGTGACGCGGCCAGTGCCAGGCCGGACGAGGAGTTGACCTTCGCCGACGCGACCCGGGGCACGTACGCCCGGTTGCGGATCCGGGACGAGCGGCTGGTCGGCGCGATCCTGCTCGGCGACAACCCGGCGGTCGGCACGGTGATCCAACTCTTCGACCGTGGTCAGCCGGTGCCGACCGACCGGCGGGCGCTGCTGCTCGGCCGGGCGCTCGGCGCGGTCGGCGCGACCCCGGCCGCCTCACCGGCGCTGATGCCGGACGCGGCCACGGTCTGTCAGTGCAACACGGTGAGCAAGGGCGCACTGGTCAGAAGCTGGCGCTCCGGCGCCCGGACTGTCGATGCGGTGGTGGCCGCGACCCGGGCCGGCACCGGATGCGGCGGATGCCGGGACGCGGTGAGCGGCATCGTCGACTGGCTGAGCCAGGCGGAATCGGTGGAGGTGACGCGATGA
- a CDS encoding molybdopterin oxidoreductase family protein, whose translation MTDGARSATPPGLLPREVATHCPYCALQCGMTLRSDDAGVTVHPRQFPTNRGGLCQKGWTAAELLDHPERLTTPLVRDPASGELQPASWDTALDRVVAGIRAVQDDAGRDSVAVFGGGGLTNEKAYALGKFARIGLRTRNIDYNGRFCMSSAAAAGMCAFGIDRGLPFPLADLGRADTLLLVGANPAETMPPLVRWLTEQRRNGGKLIVIDPRVTATARQADLHLQPLPGTDLAVANALLHIALTEGWVDRAYVADRTTGFDAVRRGVAAWWPARAEQLSGVPVADLEATARALGTAGRVIILTARGAEQHAKGVDTVTAYVNLALALGLPGRDGSGYGCLTGQGNGQGGREHGQKADQLPGYRKIDDPAAREHVAGVWGVPADELPGPGVPAYQLLDSLGTPGGPRALLVFGSNPVVSAPRAARIEGRLRDLDLLVVADLLLSETAALADVVLPTAQWAEEDGTMTNLEGRVLRRRALRPPPSGVRTDLAIISDLAARLAGAESTDANPADANPASVRPAAVAAARFPADPATVFAELRRASAGGAADYAGISWDRIDADDGVYWPCPTEDGPDTPRLFADRFATPDGRARFHPVDHRPAAEEVCATYPLHFTTGRVLAQYQSGTQTRRVAALRRAAPEAFVELHPDLAARLDIDDGDPVRVTSRRGEFSAPARLSAGIRPDTVFAPFHYAGKGRANSVTNDAVDPISGMPEFKICAVRVEKA comes from the coding sequence ATGACAGACGGTGCACGGTCGGCAACTCCACCAGGGCTACTGCCCCGGGAAGTGGCGACGCACTGCCCGTACTGCGCACTGCAGTGCGGGATGACGCTGCGCTCGGACGACGCCGGGGTGACGGTCCACCCACGCCAGTTCCCCACCAACCGGGGCGGGCTCTGCCAGAAGGGTTGGACCGCCGCCGAACTGCTGGACCACCCGGAGCGGCTGACCACCCCGCTGGTGCGCGACCCGGCCAGCGGCGAACTACAGCCAGCGAGCTGGGACACCGCGCTCGACCGGGTGGTCGCCGGCATCCGCGCCGTCCAGGACGACGCCGGCCGGGACTCGGTCGCCGTCTTCGGCGGTGGTGGCCTGACCAACGAGAAGGCGTACGCGTTGGGGAAGTTCGCCCGGATCGGGCTGCGCACCCGCAACATCGACTACAACGGACGGTTCTGCATGTCCTCGGCGGCAGCCGCCGGGATGTGCGCCTTCGGCATCGACCGAGGGTTGCCGTTCCCCCTCGCCGACCTGGGCCGGGCCGACACCCTGCTGCTGGTCGGGGCGAACCCGGCGGAGACCATGCCGCCGCTGGTGCGCTGGCTCACCGAGCAGCGCCGCAACGGCGGGAAACTGATCGTCATCGACCCCCGGGTCACCGCCACCGCCCGCCAGGCCGACCTGCACCTGCAACCGCTGCCCGGCACCGACCTCGCGGTGGCCAACGCGCTGCTGCACATCGCCCTCACCGAGGGTTGGGTCGACCGGGCGTACGTGGCCGACCGCACCACCGGGTTCGACGCGGTCCGGCGGGGCGTCGCCGCCTGGTGGCCGGCCCGCGCGGAACAGCTCTCCGGGGTGCCGGTGGCCGACCTGGAGGCGACCGCCCGCGCGCTGGGCACCGCCGGTCGCGTGATCATCCTGACCGCCCGCGGTGCCGAGCAGCACGCCAAGGGGGTGGACACCGTCACCGCGTACGTCAATCTCGCCCTCGCCCTCGGTCTGCCCGGCCGCGACGGTTCGGGGTACGGCTGCCTCACCGGCCAGGGCAACGGCCAGGGCGGGCGGGAGCACGGGCAGAAGGCCGACCAGCTCCCCGGCTACCGGAAGATCGACGACCCGGCGGCCCGGGAACACGTGGCCGGGGTGTGGGGTGTCCCGGCCGACGAGTTGCCCGGCCCGGGGGTGCCCGCCTACCAACTGCTCGACTCGCTCGGCACCCCGGGTGGCCCGCGCGCGTTGCTGGTGTTCGGGTCGAACCCGGTGGTCTCGGCGCCCCGTGCGGCCCGGATCGAGGGCCGGCTGCGCGACCTCGACCTGCTGGTCGTCGCCGACCTCCTGCTCTCCGAGACGGCCGCGCTGGCGGACGTGGTCCTACCCACCGCGCAGTGGGCCGAGGAGGACGGCACCATGACCAACCTGGAGGGTCGGGTGCTGCGTCGACGTGCGCTACGCCCACCCCCGTCGGGCGTCCGGACCGACCTCGCCATCATCTCCGACCTGGCGGCGCGGCTGGCCGGCGCCGAGTCGACGGACGCCAACCCGGCCGACGCCAACCCGGCCAGCGTGCGACCGGCCGCCGTCGCGGCGGCCCGGTTCCCGGCCGACCCGGCCACCGTCTTCGCCGAGCTGCGTCGCGCCTCCGCCGGTGGGGCCGCCGACTACGCCGGCATCAGCTGGGACCGGATCGACGCCGACGACGGGGTCTACTGGCCCTGCCCGACCGAGGACGGGCCGGACACGCCCCGACTCTTCGCCGACCGGTTCGCCACCCCGGACGGCCGGGCCCGCTTCCACCCCGTCGACCATCGGCCGGCCGCCGAGGAGGTCTGCGCCACGTACCCGCTGCACTTCACCACGGGTCGCGTGCTGGCGCAGTACCAGTCGGGCACCCAGACCCGACGGGTGGCAGCGCTGCGGCGCGCCGCACCGGAGGCGTTCGTCGAGCTGCACCCCGACCTGGCCGCCCGGCTGGACATCGACGACGGCGACCCGGTGCGGGTCACCTCGCGCAGAGGTGAGTTCTCCGCTCCGGCCCGGCTCAGCGCCGGGATCCGACCCGACACCGTGTTCGCCCCGTTCCACTACGCGGGGAAGGGACGCGCCAACTCGGTGACCAACGACGCGGTGGACCCGATCTCCGGGATGCCCGAGTTCAAGATCTGCGCGGTCCGGGTGGAGAAGGCATGA
- a CDS encoding DUF5753 domain-containing protein, with the protein MNDALRAALAETGHSIESLAGLVRVDRKTVARWLNHDHIPHPRHREAAASALRRPIGDIWPDTSRRREPIWFRPWQEIEREAISLRSFQSTVLPGLLQTEAYARAVLAGADVIARSDVERHLASRLARQSILTREDPPHFTAVVDEAVLRRPVGGRATMREQVQALITACVAPHVRVHIVPSTVGAYAGLNGPFVIAVGSEHRVAGYLDNQLQGQVVTGAEDIAAMLAAWENVRGEALSHWQSVDLLTEMARTWN; encoded by the coding sequence GTGAACGATGCGCTACGCGCCGCGCTGGCCGAGACGGGGCACTCGATTGAGTCCCTGGCAGGGTTGGTTCGGGTCGATCGAAAGACGGTCGCGCGCTGGCTGAACCACGACCACATTCCCCACCCCCGACACCGGGAGGCGGCGGCGAGTGCGCTTCGACGGCCCATAGGGGACATCTGGCCGGACACTTCAAGACGTCGCGAGCCAATTTGGTTCCGACCATGGCAAGAGATCGAGCGCGAGGCGATCTCGCTGCGGTCGTTTCAGTCGACGGTCCTTCCCGGCCTACTTCAGACCGAGGCATACGCCCGCGCCGTGCTCGCCGGAGCCGACGTCATCGCCCGCAGCGACGTCGAGCGGCACCTAGCCTCACGACTCGCCCGGCAAAGCATCCTGACCCGTGAAGACCCGCCACACTTCACCGCAGTTGTTGACGAAGCCGTGTTGCGGCGGCCAGTCGGCGGACGAGCCACCATGCGTGAGCAGGTGCAGGCCCTCATCACCGCGTGCGTGGCCCCGCACGTCCGCGTGCACATCGTCCCCTCCACCGTCGGCGCGTACGCTGGCCTGAACGGTCCCTTCGTGATCGCCGTGGGGTCCGAGCATCGGGTTGCCGGCTACCTCGACAATCAGCTTCAGGGGCAAGTCGTTACCGGTGCCGAGGACATAGCGGCGATGCTGGCCGCGTGGGAGAACGTACGCGGCGAGGCGTTGTCCCACTGGCAATCCGTCGACCTACTTACGGAGATGGCGAGGACATGGAACTGA
- a CDS encoding DUF397 domain-containing protein, whose product MELTGARWRKSTRSSGNGGDCVEVADNLPGIVGVRDSKDPAGPALVFGPTAWRAFVGMAKAHDPA is encoded by the coding sequence ATGGAACTGACCGGCGCGCGGTGGCGCAAGAGCACCCGCAGCAGCGGCAACGGCGGCGACTGCGTCGAGGTTGCGGACAACCTGCCTGGCATCGTTGGTGTGCGGGACTCGAAGGACCCGGCAGGGCCGGCGTTGGTCTTCGGACCCACGGCCTGGCGGGCGTTCGTCGGTATGGCGAAGGCGCACGACCCGGCCTGA
- a CDS encoding class I SAM-dependent methyltransferase: MSVTDVFDAVAGTYDEARRRLIPCFDAFYGTAVQVATPPLRAALAAGRTPEVLDLGAGTGLLSLLLAAAVPGVRLTLVDGAPAMLARATDQLDARSVPHRTVRADLADELPPGRYDAVVSALAIHHLDDAGKRALYRRAAAALAPGGVFVNAEQVAGPTPELDRRYDEVWMQRIAELGASPDEIAASRERMRHDRPATVADQCRWLAEAGLVDVDCYFKEWRFAVFGGRAG, from the coding sequence ATGAGTGTGACGGACGTTTTCGACGCGGTTGCCGGCACCTACGACGAGGCGCGTCGGCGACTGATTCCCTGCTTCGACGCCTTCTACGGCACCGCCGTCCAGGTGGCCACGCCGCCGTTGCGCGCCGCGCTCGCCGCCGGGCGTACCCCCGAGGTGTTGGATCTGGGCGCCGGCACCGGGCTGCTCTCGCTGCTGCTGGCCGCGGCGGTGCCCGGAGTCCGGCTGACCCTGGTGGACGGGGCACCGGCGATGCTCGCCCGCGCCACCGACCAGTTGGACGCGCGGTCCGTGCCGCACCGAACGGTCCGGGCCGACCTGGCCGACGAGCTGCCGCCCGGCCGGTACGACGCGGTGGTCAGCGCCCTGGCGATCCACCACCTGGACGACGCCGGCAAGCGTGCGCTCTACCGGCGGGCCGCCGCCGCGCTGGCACCGGGCGGGGTGTTCGTCAACGCCGAGCAGGTTGCTGGCCCGACGCCGGAGCTGGACCGGCGCTACGACGAGGTGTGGATGCAGCGGATTGCCGAGTTGGGCGCGTCGCCCGACGAGATCGCGGCATCCCGGGAGCGGATGCGGCACGACCGGCCGGCCACGGTGGCCGACCAGTGCCGGTGGCTCGCCGAGGCGGGCCTGGTCGACGTCGACTGCTACTTCAAGGAGTGGCGCTTCGCGGTGTTCGGCGGGCGGGCCGGGTAG
- a CDS encoding DUF6364 family protein produces the protein MTAKVTLSFTDETIEEARRFAKREGLSLSAWMDQAAREKALREVFTAHAAAVGRASLDLESAALADAREVGMVNDLFSGGRPRAA, from the coding sequence ATGACTGCCAAGGTGACTCTCTCGTTCACGGACGAGACGATCGAGGAGGCGCGGCGGTTCGCCAAGCGTGAGGGGCTGTCGCTCTCCGCGTGGATGGACCAGGCCGCCCGGGAGAAGGCGCTGCGCGAGGTCTTCACCGCGCACGCCGCCGCCGTGGGCCGCGCCAGCCTCGATCTGGAGTCCGCCGCCCTCGCCGACGCCCGCGAGGTGGGCATGGTCAACGACCTGTTCTCCGGCGGACGGCCGCGTGCTGCGTAG